ACTGGCGATTACCGGTGGCCAAGTGGAAGTTTCTGTTGCTGACAATGGCCCAGGAATCGAAGACAGTGAAATAGAACACATCTTCGATGCCTTCCACTCCACTAAACCGGACGGCATGGGATTAGGGCTTGCCATTTGCAGAAGCATCATCGAAACCCACAATAGTCGGCTGGATGCGCGTAACACCGAGCAAGGTGCAGAATTTATTTTCAGACTCCCCCACGTAACCACATCATACGAAACCAGCAAAAGGAAAACGTGATGAACCAAACATCAAACCATGTCCCCTGCGTCTATATCGTGGACGATGACCAACAGGTACGGGAGTCTCTTGAGTGGCTACTGGAGTCGGTCAACCTACCGACCAAACTCTACCAGAATGGTCAGGAGTTTTTGGATGCGTTCACCACAGGGTTACCGGGCTGTGTGATTCTTGATGTGCGTATGCCGAAAATGAACGGCATGGAGCTACACCTCGCCATCAAACAAATCGATCCGAACTTTCCAGTCATCATCGTCACCGGACATGCGGATGTTCCCATGGCGATTCGTGCTATGAAAGAAGGCGCCTTCGACTTTATTGAAAAACCCTATAACGACCAACACATGTTGGAACGCATACAGGCGGCAATTCATGAATACAACAGCTTGCAGCAGGATCATCAACGCTCGCAAGTATTGCAAAAGCGCTTTGACTCACTCTCCAAGCGTGAGCAGCAAGTATTGCAAGGCATTCTCCAAGGCAAAGCGAACAAACTGATTGCTGACGAGCTTTACATCAGTATCAAAACCGTTGAAGTCCATCGCTCGAATCTGATGTCAAAACTGGAGGTAAAAACCGTTACCGACTTGGTTCGCTTGGCGATTGAAGCAAATAGAGATGACGCATCCCCTTGATTTATCAAGATACTTAGGGTTAACCCTAATTTATTTCGGGATATTCCCAATTTCTTTTTTACCCTCCTCTTTTTAAACTGCTCATCAAATCAAGAGCCGATGCACACCAAATAGACATCGAGCCGACTCAGAGGAGAGTGACAAAAGATGAGCCTTAACCGACGTGAGTTTCTTCACATAATGTCCATGGCAGCGGCAGCAGGAATGCTACCGACGACTGCAATGGCAATGTCCAAAAATAGAGTGGATTCGTCTTCATCTGCATTGAATGCTTCCATGTACCAAGTGCCGATGAAAGGTAAGGTGCGCATTCTGCACCTGACCGATACCCATGCGCAGTTGAATCCAATCTATTTTAGAGAACCTAACGTTAACCTAGGCGTCGGCCCTGCATACAACAAACTACCTCACGTCGTGGGTCATAAATTGTTGAAAGAGCTAAACATCGAACCAAACACCCCTCTGGCGCATGCCTTTACTTTCCTGAACTTTCAGGATGCATCTGAACAATACGGCAAGGTCGGCGGATTTGCCCACATCAAAACGCTTTTAGATCAATTGCGCGATCAAGCAGGTGGTCAACAGAACACTTTGACAATGGATGGCGGCGATTTGTGGCATGGTTCGGCGACTGCACTTTGGACACGCGGACAAGACATGGTGGACGCTTCCAACCTGCTAGGCGTGGATATCATGACCGGACACTGGGAATTCACCTATCACGAAGATGAAGTGCTGAGTAATATCAAACGCTTCAAGGGCGAGTTCCTGGCGCAAAACATCCGCGTGAAAGAAGATTCCTTGTTTGGTGATACCTACCGCAACATGACTGAAAAGCATGGCGGCATCGGTCTTTATGACGAAGATAACGCCCTGCCGTTCAAGCCATACAGCATTAAAGAAATCAACGGTGAACGCATCGCGATTATCGGTCAGGCGTTCCCGAGAACGGCCAATGCCAACCCGAGAGCGAACTTCCCTGATTGGTCTTTCGGGCTACGTGAAGAATCCTTACAGAAAAATATTGACCATATTCGCCAGAACGAGAAAGTCGCGGCGATTGTGATGATTTCCCACAATGGTATGGATGTCGATATCAAAATGGCATCTCGTGTGAGCGGTATCGATGCAATCTTCGGTGGGCATACCCATGACGGCATTCCGAAAACCATCAATATCAAAACCCCTGAAGGCGGCGTGTGCTATGTCACCAATGCGGGTTCAAACGGTAAATTCGTAGGCTGCATGGATTTGGATATCCAGAACGGTAAGTTGAAAGGGGTCAACTACACGCTATTGCCAGTGTTCTCAAACCTACTTGTTGCCGACAAGGAAACCGATGGTTTTATCAAGCAGTTGCGACAAACGCAATACAGCCAATCTATCATCGAATCTCGTAATCCGAAATATGCTCACAATCCAGATCGTCTAGGGAAAACCTATGAGCAGATTCTACAAGAAGAACTTTCTGTGACGCATGATCAATTATACCGCCGTGGTAACTTTATCGGCTCCTGGGACCAGATTATCGTCAACGCCCTGCGGGAAGAACACGATACACAAATTGCAATGTCAGCAGGCGTTAGATGGGGCTCTTCTGTGTTGAGTGGACAGAGCATCACCATGGAGCGCGTCATGGATGTCACATCAATGACTTATGGTGAAAGCTATAAATCGGAACTGACCGGGGCGCAAATCAAAGATATTCTCGAAGGTGTTTGCGAAAATATCTTCCAAAAAGACCCCTATCTGCAATCGGGCGGTGACATGGTTCGTGTTGGTGGTCTGGATTATACCTGTGAGCCTAATGCGACTCTGGGGTCACGCATCAGCAATATGCAGCTGGATAACGGTACGCCGATTGAGGCCAGCAAAAAATATACAGTTTCAGGTTGGGGGCAAGTCGAAACCGTCGGTGAAGGCCGCCCGGTTTGGGACGTGGTTGCCGACCACCTGAGACATCAAAAATCCGGCGTTACTTTAAACAAGGTGAACCACCCTGTTTTGAAGGGCGTCAAAACGAATCCGGGGATCGAAAGCTACCGAGGGGGATTGGTTTAACTTAGCCTAGATCCCCGACCTTATTTACGTCTTCTGCAATGAGTTGTCTGTCGAAGGTTTGCCCCACCTAAATTCACATGCTAGGCGGGGCTTTTTTTATTTGTACCCTTCAACCCTCCAAACCCTTTCCTGTTTCCACACAAGCTTGATGTTGCCTAACCAATGCATCCATGACATTCTGCAAACCTTGATACTGTTTGCTTTGCTCCAGCTCGCTCAACAATGCCATCACCGCCTCTAAAGTCGATAGAGTTTGTGCATTCTTTTGTTTACGGATGCTGTATTCAGACGGCTGTTGTGGTTGAAGCATAATCCTAGGCAATGCCGCCAATTCAGGATTCAGGTAGAGCATTTTTCTCGTCTTTTTCCAGGTACCATCCAAAATCAGCACCCGGCAATCTTTTAGCGGAAATTGCTCTCGTACCTGTTCTGCGGAATAAGTCGTCACGGACTCTTCTTCTGATGCCGGGTACAGCAAGAATGTATGCTTGTTGTGAATGAGGTTGCTTAACTCATCTGAGGAGAACTGCTCCCCCACCAGAAAATGACTTTGGCTTAAACTCGCATGGGTCAGCCAAGCCGTGCCTTTGACTTGGTTTTGCTCCAACGGATGCTGCAGAAAAGCCAGCTCAACTTGGTTGTCCAGTTCAGGCAATGCTGAACATAAACAGAGGTTTTCCAAGCGGTGGCATTTTGTACAATAGACTCTCGCCATAATTAAAATAAGTCTCATTAATCCAGTGAACAATCATCAGCAAACCACCGAACAAGTTCGTTGCCAATTAGCGGAAGACACCGACTTTTTGTTGGGTAACCGTTTTCTAAAGCAACAGGGACAAGCCACTGCCGGCAGACAGGATTTGCTGTTTACGCTTGATGTCGGACAAACATTGGTAGGTGCAACTTGGCTTCGCAAACTAGACGGCGACTATTGGTTGCGAAGTCTGTTCGTTTCCGCCGACTATCGCCACCAAGGGTTAGCATCGCAGCTTCTGCAAACCGTCCGCCACCACATCGAGACACTGGAACAAGCCAATATCCTGTGTCTTGCTAAACCAGAGCTGACTGACTTCTACCTAAAGAATGGCTTTCAGTCCCTTGCGTTTCAAGCACTGAATGCGACTTGGCAGGCGCAGTTTTCACCTTATCTACAGCAACACCCAACCTGGCAGATTTTTACCACCCAACCTTAAGGCTATAAAGGCTATAGATGGTTCGAGCGAATATCGTCTAACAACCCTTTGGATGCCGCTGTCACCAAATCAAATACATGGTCAAAACCTGCGGGTCCGCCATAGTAAGGATCCGGTACTTCCGTTTCATCAAACTCCGGTGCAAAATCCAAGAACATACGAATCTTCTCACGATGCTCCGGCAAGGCTAAGTGCATCAAATCCATGTAATTTGAACGGTCCATTGCCAGAATATAATCAAATTGGATGATGTCGCCTAAATCAACTTTTCTGGCACGTAAATCTGCCATGGGAATGCCCCGGGATTCCGCCACTTGCATTGAGCGCCCGTCAGGCTGCTTACCAATGTGATAGGCCGCCGTTCCAGCGGAATCGATTAGCACCACATCCGACAATCCTGCCTCATCCACCAAGCGCCTAAACACTGCGTGAGCTGTTGGTGAACGGCAAATATTGCCAAGACAAACGAAAATAACAGATACTTTGTGACTCATAACACTCTCAAATTCATTTTCAAAATCGTTAAAATAGTCACATTCTAACCAAAACTTGATCGTCTATAAAATAATCCTCCACAAGGGCACACCACCACATTGGAAAAGACTTCCCAGACTATGACTCACTCCTCCTCTGCTAAGCCACAATCTGGCGGTAGAACCTCGGCTAAACCACCGGTTTTGTTGATACCTTTTTCAGAGAGCTGGATAGTCTACGAAGATGATGAACTTCTGGTGGTGAACAAGCCTTCGGGTTTACTCTCCGTTCCTGGTCGGGAGGCTGATCCTTTAGCAAATCTGGTTGCACAAGTTCAGACAAGAGTACCAAAAGCTCTCATCGTTCATCGCCTGGATATGGACACGTCAGGTCTGATGGTTCTGGCAAAAAATCCGGAGTCACACCGACACCTCAGCAAGCAGTTTGAGCAACGCGAAACCTCAAAACAATATCAGGCAATGTGTTTTGGTCGCCCTTCTATGTCAAAAGGTTCGGTCTGCCAACCCATGCGTTGTGACTGGGAAAACCGCCCTTTGCAGATGATTGACTTCAAGCTTGGTAAATATGCCCATACGCTATGGCAAGTGGAAGAACAACTCGACAATCATTTTAAAGTATTACTCACCCCCATCACTGGACGCTCACACCAACTGCGTTTGCACATGAAGCAACTTGGGCACCCAATCCTCGGCGATAACCTTTATGCCGACTTGCCTAACCAACTTGCCTTTCCACGACTCTATTTGCACGCGTTCCGTCTTGGCTTCAGGCATCCAACCACCGAAAAACAGATGGTCTTTGAGCAAACTGCTGACTTTTGGTAAACCGAGAACACTATTTCAAATGGCACAAAAAATGCTATGGAATTGGCAATTAGAATTAGCAGGAAGCTCAATCGCCCGTCATAGCCTATGTTTAAGGCTTTAAAAGTTAGGGTTTTGGGCGTAAAGTAACTTAGGTGCTCGCATTAAAGGTGTTAAGCTCAGGAAGGACAGACCTATGTCAGATGTAGATTTGGAAAAAGATGACCAAGCCACTAAAGAAATGCTGGAAATGATGGGAGAAATCCCTGAAGAAAACATTTATACGGAAGGTACGGGCGTCTCTCGTCAAGCTGAAGAGATGATGAGCAAGCTCCGTGAAGGTGGTGCTGAGGCAAGTGTTGCATCTGAAGATTCGGACCTGTCTTCTGCTGATGACCTTCTTGACGTACTAGACGAACTAGAAAGCGATCCGGAAGATGTTGTGGAGATTCCTGAAGCTGCTACCACTGACATTCCTGAACCTCTAACAGAGGCTCCTGCCACAGTTGACGAAGAAATGCCCATTTCTGCTGATACAGCAGAAGATGCCGAAGCAGTAGCCGATGCCTCCATGTTGGAAATGCTGGATGAACTTGATACTGACACGGAAGAATCAGAGCTGACCATAGAAACACCAGAAGCAGCCGATGTGAATACAGACATCGAAGCTGTTAGTGACAGCTTGATGGATGAAGATGCACCAACAGCTGTGCCGGTTGAAGACGATGTACTGGAAAACGTCGACCTAGACGATGTTATGGAAACCGCTGAGATGGAAGCATCTCCTGAGGAAGATGTTATGCCCGAAACAGTTGCTGAAATCGAAGAAATGGAAACTGCCCTACCTGAAACGTCTGGCGAAGAGCTGCTTGCGGCAACTGAATCCGCCGATGATTTGCTTGATGAAATCGGCGATACTTTGGAAGACATCCTTCCAGAAGCAGAAGCTACCGCAGATGATGTTGAAGACTTGGAAGCCCTAATGGGTGACATTCCTGAGCCAATGGAAGCAGAAACTCCGGTAACGTTGGACGACGACATAACAGATGATATGAGCGATGACTTACTGGATGAAATAGCCGATGACCTTGAACCAGAAGCCGAAGGCGCTCAGGTTAATGATATTCTCGACCAAGTTACCGATGAAAGCCCGATTGCAGAGATGCCAGAAATGGAAGAAGAATTGTCTGCTGAGTCTGAATCTGAAACACTGGATGACATGCTACCGGAAGTTGAAGCGATTGGAGTGGATGAGACTGAAATGGACGAAGTTGCCACTGAAGCGCCGACTGAAGACTTGACTATGACAGACACTGCAGCTTCATCAGCCAATGCGCCTTCCGTTGAACAGGCAAATCAATCTATCGAAATCATGGAACAGGCAGTGACGCTGGATGAAGAAATCCAAGAGCTGGCCGAAAAGGTTTCTAATACCGCTAAAGAAGCGACTCTATTGGCAATAGAAGTGAGCAAAAAAGCTCACGATGCCGCAGACCGTACGCAACAAGCAATTGAAGAAACTTTTAGAGCAACTGAAAGAGCTTTTGAAGCTGCCAAGAAAGCAAATTACCATATTGAGACGGCGCAACTTGACTACAACGCTTCAGGGCAAGACATCAGCGCTATTTTGAATGATTTACGGACGAAGAACGATGACTTATTGCATCGTAACCAACAGCTAAAACAAAAAATCAACGATTTAACGAAATAAATCTTAAGTAATGAAGAAAGGCACACGCCATGAGTGAAACTGACATGAACGCTGACAATAACTCTATCACGGACGATCTTCTGGACGAGTTGGATAAGCTAGAAACCAGCACGGATACCATGGAAGCGGAAGTGGAACGCGTTACTGAAAATCAGGAAACGCTTGCGAAAAGCGATAGCCCTAATGCGATCGAAGCGGCAACCATTTCTTTGGAGTCGGCAAAAACTGCCCAACAAGCCGCGGAGCAATGTCAATCTGCAACCGAAGCGGCGGTACAGCTTTCCCAAGAACAGAAACGTCAGGCAATGGAGCTTGCGGATTCCAACGTGGCATGGCGTCAGTCTGTGCGCAACATCAACAAGGAATTGGACTCTTCGAAAAGCAGTGCCACTATCATGTTGGTGATTGCGATTATAGTCAGTGTGATTTCAACCAGCGTTATGGGCTTTTTGTTCTACAGCGTCCATAAGAAAAATGAAGCTCTGAAAGGAGCGGTGGAAGATATTATTTCGACACAAACCGAATTGCTGAACAAGCAAATGACTTTGAAAACTGATCAAATGGTTTCGTTGGTTGAATCTATCATTACCAGCAACCAACACAGAGCACCTGCGGCTGAAACCGCTCCTGCTCCAATGCCTCAACCAGAAGCAGAAGTAAAACCTGAACCTCAACATGTCGCTCCTTCGCCTGCACCAGTTCATGAAGCGCCTGCTGCAACGGCTACGGTTACGGCTGAAATCGGTCCAGAGCTGAAAAAACAAATAGATCTTTTGTCTCAAGTGCAGAAACAACAAATGGACAAGTTGGATGCTTTGATGGCCGAATTGTCTAAACAGCAAAAAATCGAAGATAAACAGATTTCTGCTGGCACCGGCAAGACCACTATTAAAACTGCGCCAATCGAAGTCACTTCTATGGGGCTGACTGAATCGCAGGTTAAGAAGTTGAATGCAATCCTATGGCGTGTTGCAGACATTGGCAAGCAAATGAAAGCATTGCAAGCCTCTGTGGCACAACTTCAAAAAGCTTCTGCCTCGAAGAAAGCAACAGTAGGAAAAGCTGCCACTGCTGCGCCGCAAAACGATGCTGAATTGAAATCGATTCAATCATCTTTGAAAGACTTGTCTAACCAAATCCAACAAGTCAAAACACAGCAAGATGCGCTGAAAACGCAACTCAATGAAGTGAAAAAAGAAACACCACCTCCTAGTAGCTATGAATACAAAGCGCCATCTCCGGGTGTTCCAGCCTCTTCATTAGGCGCACCAAAGCCATATAGCTACAGAGCACCTGAATAACTATCAAAGTGACATTTTAAAGCTCAATAAAAAAGCCGGTGATGCTCACGCATCCCGGCTTTTTTTAATTTCTGGTTAATAGATGATCTACCCCAACCTGGCAGATTTTAAACGTACTACCGGGTAATAATGCTCAAGCGAATTAATCTGAAAACATCATGCTATAAGGTCGCTGACAGTCATCCAACAACTTCACTAAACTGAAACTTTTGACTTCTTCCACAAACTTCTGTCCGCCAAAGTAGACTTGAACAACCGGCAGCGTGAAAACGCCTTTCTGAGAACAGATGTCCGTTGTCAGATGACAGTCTACATAAACCATCTCCATATTTGGAAATCGCTCTGACACCATTTCTATTAACTTGGGTTTAATAGCATGACACACATTGCATTCTTGTCCGCCAAATAAGATGAGTAGCGCGTCTTTATCGGCTTTCAAGCCCTCAAGAGCCTCTAGAGTTTCGATTGTTTGCATGGGGTTTTCCTAAAAATTTGCGCTTATTATAACTCGGACAAGTCTCGAATATTAGTGGTGATAACTCACTGCCCTATCCGAATCTGGTATCTCAAATTGATGTGGGTATAATGAAAGAAAACAAACGCTAACTTAATTAAAAGGAACAGTCTTCGTGACTCAAGCCTACTCAGTTATTGCAAAGATTATTCTTCTGCTATTCCTCTCTGTTCTATTATCAGGATGCTTTGACCCGCATAAACCAAATCTAGAACAAATTTCCAGCGACTCAAAGCAATTTTTCAACAATGAGTTTCAGGGAATTTTTCTAGCTGACAAGGCCATTAAAGAAAACGGCTATAACGAAAACGATAACCACTATGTGGCTGAAATGTCGATTCAGGCAACGGCTCAAATCAACCTGAATGATTACCTGATGACATTGAAAAACAACGACGGCTATACCCCCTTGCAAAAAGCGAGAATCGCTTTACAAATAAGCTTGCTGAAACTGACGTTACCGGAGTTCGAACAAGGTGATCACCTGACATTCAAAAGACGTTTCTTGTTTATCAAGACAGACAATGGCTGGCAATTGCGTCAGCAGTTGAAAGAAGGAAGTTCTGACCACCCGATGCTATAGGTTATCACCAAACTATCGGGTAAGCCATGCGGCGCCTCTAACACCACTTGAGTCGCCCCATTTTGCCTTTGCAAGCTGAGTCAGCACTTGGTCGCTAAATACCCAATTTCCCCAGATTTCGGGAACACGGCGATATATATAATCAATATTCGACATGCCGCCCCCCAGTACAATGACTTCCGGGTCAAAAATATTGATGACTGATGCCAGTCCTTTAGCAAGCCATTCACAATAGCGCTCCAATGCTTGCTTAGCAGTGTCGCTTAAGGATGAATCTTCTTCCACCAGCGCAACAATCTCCTGGGTACTTAAAGAGTGCCCCGAGATCAGTTCAAAATGTTTGACAAAACCAGGTCCAGATAAGAAGGTTTCGATACAGCCAGATTTACCGCAATAACAAGGTAAAGCTGTTTCATTGGGTTCAAGCCATGGCAGTGGGTTATGTCCCCACTCACCTGCGATGAAATTGGCACCATCCAACGATTGTCCATTAATCACAAGGCCACCACCACACCCCGTACCGATAATCACCCCAAATACGGTTTTAGCACCTTCTCCTGCACCATCCACCGCTTCAGAAAGGGCGAAACAATTTGCATCATTTGATAAATATACCTTACAGCCTAAACGGCTCTGTAAATCGGCTTTCAAATCTTGGTCGATTAAACATACTGAATTCGCATTTTTGATTCTGCCAGTTCTTTGTGAAATTGCACCTGGAATTCCGATGCCTAATGCGTTTAACGACCCTACCGTCTCTTCTGCCAAATGAAAGAGCTCTACGATGGCATCTAGGGTTTTCTCGTAATTTCCTTGAGGCGTAGATACTCTATGTCGGAAAAGCGTGCTGTTATCGTCTGTCAGCACAATTATCTCTATTTTGGTCCCACCTAAATCAACACCGCAATACAACATCATCGAGTCCCGTTAAAGTTATTTGCGTAGAAACACAGTAAAGTCATTTGGTAGGTAGTCCATTCTCACTTCGACATCAGAACAAAACGTCTGACAATATCTTTTGACCTGCTGAACATCAAATGACATCAGGTCTGAGCACTGAAACGTCCACTCATGAGCCTTGTTCAATAGGTTGAATGCTACACCATGCTTGGACAAATCATACATTTTACGAATCACGCCGAGTGCGTATTCACCAGAGTCGTCCAACACTTCATTCAATGCTCCGGACAAAAATACCCAATCAAAACTTTCATCCTTAAACTCAAAATCATATATTTCCCCATTCAGGAAAACCAAGTCAGGGTAAATATTCTGCGCAGCGAAAGTCATATCAGGAGATACATCCAACCCAGTGTAATTGACACTTAAGCCATGATGCGTAAAGAACTTGTAGAGGTCGGCAAAACCACAGCCCACATCCAATATGCAGGGAACATTTCCATCGTAACTTTTGGCATGGCTTTCCATCCAATCCAGGAATAGTGAAAACCGCAAATTCTGAACATCTCTGCCTTTCCAAAAAAGCGCGGCAGGCTCATAGCCATAACGTTCTATAGAAGCCTTATGGCGTGTAATAATGCGTTGCCTATGTTTCTCAGGTAGTTTCTGCACGGTCAACAAATCCTTGCTCAATGGATTTCAGCCATTGAATTTCTTCCTCCGAAAAGCCAGCTTCAACCCTTGCCTCAAAGTTAAAAGGGCCTCTGAGGTCACCATGAAAATAGCTCTGAACAATCGTTACAAATTCATCAAAAGGATTCAACCCCTCTTCACGGCATAAATAGCGGAACCACCTTGTTCCAACCTCAACATGCCCTATTTCATCGCGAAGCAATATCTTGAGAATTTCTACACCACGTTTATCCCCTATGGCACGTAATTTTTTCATCATAGGTGGTGTTACATCAAGCCCTCTGGCTTCGAGCGTACGTGGAACAAGTGCCATTCGTACCCTTGGGGAGTGATCCGTCTCGTAAGTGGTTAACCACAAACCATTATGCGCTTTGAAATCACCGTACTCAGAGCCTAAATGATACAAATGTTCTCGGATCATTTGAAAGTGATAGGACTCTTCCATTGCGACTCTTAGCCAATCTTGATAGTAGGCTTTTGGCATATTCTGAAAGCGATAGAGAGCATCTAGTGCCAAGTTGACCGCATTGAACTCTATATGTGCAATGGAATGGATTAGAGCAGCGTGACCTTCACGAGTACCCAACCCTCTTCTAGGTAAGTCTTTTGGTGGCACTAATTCTGGGCTTTCAGGACGACCAGCATCTGGAACTCTATGAACCACTTCCATCGGTATAAAATCAAAGTCAGAAGACTCCCAGTCCTGTTGAAGTTTATCCACTAGAAAAATCTTCCGCTCCAGATCGCTTTCTATCAAGCATGCGTAAGCAGCTTCGAAAAAATTATTAGTGCCCATTTATCCCACTATTTTATAAACAAAAAAGCCGGTCGAAACCGGCTTTTTTAAACATCTAATTCTACTAAGAATTATTATTGCTTGCGGTAGTAAACGCTCATTAGATACTCAACACCACGGTACTGTTTAGCATCAATCGCTGCAAACAATTTAGACCATTGTAGTTTTTCAGCACCATTCATGTAGTATGAAGGGTTGTGAGTTTCTACTGCAACTTTGCTACCAGCTCTTTTTTCAATATCTGGCGCTTGCTCTAGTTTGTCCAACTCAGCGAAACATTGTGCAACCGTAGTTTTTTGCTGGTACGCTTTAGCAGCTTTAGCACCTTGCTCTTTACCTAGCTTGATAACCATGCTGCCATCAGCGATACATTGGTCATAAACAGATTCTGCAGCTTGTACGTTCATAGAAAGAGCTGCAACAGCAGAAATAAAGAGTGCTTTTAGTGTTAAGTGTTTCATTTAACTACTCCGAGAATATTAGGGTACGATTATATTTAACGAGGCTATTGTGAAGGTTTTAGCCATAAATTGCAACTTTAAATCCCGAAAACCAGACTAAAAAAAATTAACCTGCTATAAGGCAAATTTATGCCTACAAGCCGCGGCTAGTCTGGCTGCTGGATTCGTCTATAAAGCTTGTAACTCCAAAAAGCAAAGCTCAACAGCGTCAGTAGAAAGACGACTTGGGAAACCCCATGCCATGCCATGAAAGAAAGCTGCATAACTTGCCCTTTCATATCATGCAACTTCAACCATTCCATTTTTGGCGAAATAAACCATTGGTTCACACCGACCAAAATTGCTGAAGCAATCAGCCAACTTTCTCTCTTGATGTGACATTTCTGAGTCAACATCAGGCCAAAAATCATGAGTAGGATTATTGCCAAATCGAAAAAGTACAATCCATTGAGTAAAACAGACATAACCTGTCCGGCCTGCATCTTACCTAGCACTTTGAACAGTACAGGCGCGACGACATATCCAATCGTTACATTAGCCGTCAACCAAACTGCGCAAAGTAGTAATAATCTCATAATATTAAATATACTGGATTTCTACGATTTCATAATCGATGTTACCACTTGGTGCTGTCACAACAACTTCTTCACCTTCTTCTTTGCCAATCAGTGCTCTGGCAATCGGAGAATTTACCGAAATTTTGTTGTGTTTAAGATCAGCTTCTTCGTGTCCAACGATTTTATAAGTCATCTCTTCATCAGTATTAATATTCAATACTGTGACCGTCGCACCGAAGACAACCTTTCCGCCAGGGTTCAACTTGGTCACATCAATGATTTGCGCTGACCCGA
This portion of the Hydrogenovibrio marinus genome encodes:
- a CDS encoding response regulator transcription factor, producing the protein MNQTSNHVPCVYIVDDDQQVRESLEWLLESVNLPTKLYQNGQEFLDAFTTGLPGCVILDVRMPKMNGMELHLAIKQIDPNFPVIIVTGHADVPMAIRAMKEGAFDFIEKPYNDQHMLERIQAAIHEYNSLQQDHQRSQVLQKRFDSLSKREQQVLQGILQGKANKLIADELYISIKTVEVHRSNLMSKLEVKTVTDLVRLAIEANRDDASP
- a CDS encoding 5'-nucleotidase C-terminal domain-containing protein, translating into MSLNRREFLHIMSMAAAAGMLPTTAMAMSKNRVDSSSSALNASMYQVPMKGKVRILHLTDTHAQLNPIYFREPNVNLGVGPAYNKLPHVVGHKLLKELNIEPNTPLAHAFTFLNFQDASEQYGKVGGFAHIKTLLDQLRDQAGGQQNTLTMDGGDLWHGSATALWTRGQDMVDASNLLGVDIMTGHWEFTYHEDEVLSNIKRFKGEFLAQNIRVKEDSLFGDTYRNMTEKHGGIGLYDEDNALPFKPYSIKEINGERIAIIGQAFPRTANANPRANFPDWSFGLREESLQKNIDHIRQNEKVAAIVMISHNGMDVDIKMASRVSGIDAIFGGHTHDGIPKTINIKTPEGGVCYVTNAGSNGKFVGCMDLDIQNGKLKGVNYTLLPVFSNLLVADKETDGFIKQLRQTQYSQSIIESRNPKYAHNPDRLGKTYEQILQEELSVTHDQLYRRGNFIGSWDQIIVNALREEHDTQIAMSAGVRWGSSVLSGQSITMERVMDVTSMTYGESYKSELTGAQIKDILEGVCENIFQKDPYLQSGGDMVRVGGLDYTCEPNATLGSRISNMQLDNGTPIEASKKYTVSGWGQVETVGEGRPVWDVVADHLRHQKSGVTLNKVNHPVLKGVKTNPGIESYRGGLV
- a CDS encoding tRNA-uridine aminocarboxypropyltransferase — protein: MRLILIMARVYCTKCHRLENLCLCSALPELDNQVELAFLQHPLEQNQVKGTAWLTHASLSQSHFLVGEQFSSDELSNLIHNKHTFLLYPASEEESVTTYSAEQVREQFPLKDCRVLILDGTWKKTRKMLYLNPELAALPRIMLQPQQPSEYSIRKQKNAQTLSTLEAVMALLSELEQSKQYQGLQNVMDALVRQHQACVETGKGLEG
- a CDS encoding GNAT family N-acetyltransferase, with product MNNHQQTTEQVRCQLAEDTDFLLGNRFLKQQGQATAGRQDLLFTLDVGQTLVGATWLRKLDGDYWLRSLFVSADYRHQGLASQLLQTVRHHIETLEQANILCLAKPELTDFYLKNGFQSLAFQALNATWQAQFSPYLQQHPTWQIFTTQP
- a CDS encoding low molecular weight protein-tyrosine-phosphatase; its protein translation is MSHKVSVIFVCLGNICRSPTAHAVFRRLVDEAGLSDVVLIDSAGTAAYHIGKQPDGRSMQVAESRGIPMADLRARKVDLGDIIQFDYILAMDRSNYMDLMHLALPEHREKIRMFLDFAPEFDETEVPDPYYGGPAGFDHVFDLVTAASKGLLDDIRSNHL
- a CDS encoding RluA family pseudouridine synthase, with the protein product MTHSSSAKPQSGGRTSAKPPVLLIPFSESWIVYEDDELLVVNKPSGLLSVPGREADPLANLVAQVQTRVPKALIVHRLDMDTSGLMVLAKNPESHRHLSKQFEQRETSKQYQAMCFGRPSMSKGSVCQPMRCDWENRPLQMIDFKLGKYAHTLWQVEEQLDNHFKVLLTPITGRSHQLRLHMKQLGHPILGDNLYADLPNQLAFPRLYLHAFRLGFRHPTTEKQMVFEQTADFW
- a CDS encoding thioredoxin family protein, translating into MQTIETLEALEGLKADKDALLILFGGQECNVCHAIKPKLIEMVSERFPNMEMVYVDCHLTTDICSQKGVFTLPVVQVYFGGQKFVEEVKSFSLVKLLDDCQRPYSMMFSD
- a CDS encoding ROK family protein, translating into MMLYCGVDLGGTKIEIIVLTDDNSTLFRHRVSTPQGNYEKTLDAIVELFHLAEETVGSLNALGIGIPGAISQRTGRIKNANSVCLIDQDLKADLQSRLGCKVYLSNDANCFALSEAVDGAGEGAKTVFGVIIGTGCGGGLVINGQSLDGANFIAGEWGHNPLPWLEPNETALPCYCGKSGCIETFLSGPGFVKHFELISGHSLSTQEIVALVEEDSSLSDTAKQALERYCEWLAKGLASVINIFDPEVIVLGGGMSNIDYIYRRVPEIWGNWVFSDQVLTQLAKAKWGDSSGVRGAAWLTR
- a CDS encoding class I SAM-dependent methyltransferase, with the protein product MQKLPEKHRQRIITRHKASIERYGYEPAALFWKGRDVQNLRFSLFLDWMESHAKSYDGNVPCILDVGCGFADLYKFFTHHGLSVNYTGLDVSPDMTFAAQNIYPDLVFLNGEIYDFEFKDESFDWVFLSGALNEVLDDSGEYALGVIRKMYDLSKHGVAFNLLNKAHEWTFQCSDLMSFDVQQVKRYCQTFCSDVEVRMDYLPNDFTVFLRK